Genomic segment of Rhodohalobacter mucosus:
CCGGCGGCGACCCAATTCCCGTCATTGAAAAACCGAACAGCGCCGGCTCACCCGAATGGGGTGCGGACGGACGCCTCTACTTCACTACACGGCTGACAGAGCACCATGCCTCAACCCAGGTTTATTCGGTAAACCGGGCAGGTGATGATCTGCAGCGTCATACGGATTCAGAATATGGGGTGGGTGCATTCCAGTGGAGTGACGATGGAAGCCGACTGGCTTTCACGGTAACGGACCCTGTGTCTCAGGAGAGACAGGACGCCGTATCACGAGGGTTTGACATGATCGTAGCCGGAGAAAATCTGCGCTATACCCGTCTCTATGTTCAATCGGCGGACGGGTCTGCCCGTTCTGTATCACCCGGTGACCTTCATGTGGTCGGTTTCAGCTGGACGCCCGACGGATCCAGGATTGCACTTCGTGTGACCGACGAACCCGGTGCTGACAATGACCAGATGTATTCCAGCATTATTGAAATCAATCATGACGGCACCGGCATGCGAACACTCCTCGATGAGCCAAAGAAAAAGGCCGGCATGAGCTGGTCGCCCGACGGATCCAGGCTGGCGCTGCTTGCAGGACGATCCTACAGCGATCCGCTGCCGCAGCGGATCTGGGTAATCGACCGCGAAAGCGGTGCATCCAGGGATATCACACCGCCGAACTGGGAAGGCACCCCCGAATGGGTAGGGTGGATGGACAATTCAACCGTGATGTTCAGCGCAGTGGAGCGATCCTCTACCGTACTCTATACGCTTCGTACCGACCGTGAAACACCAACGCGAATATCGGGCGGCGGGGCAGAGATTTTCAGGAGTGTAAGCCCGGACCTGCGGAACCGCTCATTTGCGGCTTCAGTGAATACCGCAGAACACCCCGGTGAGGTGTACGTTGGAGACGTAAGAAGGGGAGAACTCCGGCGGCTGACCAACCATAACGAGTGGCTTTCGGATCGATCGATGGGAGAGCAGCAATCCATTACCTGGCCGGGTGCAGACGGGCTTGAAATCGAAGGTGTTCTTACCAAACCGACCGGGTACGAGGAAGGGGTGAGGTATCCGCTTCTCATTCTTCCACACGGCGGGCCGGAAGGCATCAGCCTGAACGGATGGACTACGCGTGCGCTCTACCCGGTTCAGCTACTTGCCGGCCGGGGCTACATGGTACTGGAACCAAACTATCGGGGCAGCGGCGGGCGCGGAACCGATTTTGCTTCTGCCAACCACCGCGATCTGGGCGGCAAGGAATTTGATGACGTTCTGCTCGGCATTGATCATCTTGGCGCCATGGGCATGATCGATCCGGATCGCGTGGGTATTTCAGGCACATCCTATGGAGGCTATTTTTCAGCCTGGGCAGCCACACGCTACAGCGACCGCTTTGCGGCGGGTATCACCTTTGCGGGCCTCTCCAACTGGATCTCTTTTACGGGAACCACCGATATTCCGCATGAAATGAGCGTGGTTCACTGGGATCTCTACTGGTTCGACAATCCGGGGCAGAACTGGGAACGCTCACCGGTAGCCTGGTTATTGCAATCCGATACGCCCATGCTGGTAGCTCACGGCCTGGCAGACGACCGCGTACATCCCGAGCAGTCAATTCAGCTGCATCAGTTTCTGAAAATGAGGGATATTCCGACCGGCCTGGTACTCTATCCGAGAGAACCGCACGGACTCACCGAACGTGCGCACCAGCTCGATTTTATGAACAGGGTGATTGACTGGTTTGATGGGTATGTGAAAACCCCGTGAGAATTTATCACCAGAAAGTGCTATTTGGAGGTTGCAATCACTATTTACGTTTATCCCGGACGTAAATGGCTTTCGACTGTCCGTCTCCGATTTTTCGCTCCTCCATATCAAACAGCTTGGTAGCTGAGATCAGCTCGCCCAGTTTGTTGTACCCGTAGTTCCTGGGATCAAATTCGGCGGAAGCTTTCGACATATAGCTTCCAACCGGGGCCAAGTGGGCCCACCCGCTCTCATCCGACGCAGCATCCACAGCATTGCGGATCAGGTTGATCAGCTTGGTATCCTGCTTCAGCTGATTTGTGGATTTCTTGCGTCTGGCAGTTGTTTTCTCATCCTTTTCATCCTCTACCTGCAGAACCTCCGTAAAGATGAACTTGTCGCAGGCGGCCACGAAAGGTTCAGGAGTCTTTTTCTCACCGAAACCATACACCACGAGCCCCGCTTCACGAATCCTGGCGGCCAGCTTGGTAAAGTCGCTGTCGCTTGATACCAGGCAAAAGCCATCGAACTTTCCGGTGTAGAGAAGATCCATGGCGTCAATAATCAGGGCGCTGTCGGTCGAATTCTTTCCGCGGGTATAGCCGAACTGCTGAATGGGCTGAATGGAGTGCTGAAGAAGGATCTCCTTCCAGCTTCGCAGCTGCGGCTGTGTCCAGTCGCCGTAGATACGTTTTGCATTTGCGGTTCCATATTTTGCGATTTCGGCCAGCAGTCCGTCAATAATGGCGGCCTGTGCATTATCAGCGTCTATTAATACCGCCAGTTTAGGAGTATTCTCCATGTTCGTCTTTAACATTCTTTTTTAGTTCGATTTGGCTCAATATACCATTGATCCTGCTTAATTCTGTAATTTGAGTCAAAGAAGTCTTTGTAGCCTGCTATGATACTTTCCAAAAAAAGAGTACATGAAAAGAACGGCTGAAGAGCTTGTTCCAAACCCGGACAGCAAGCCAGATTGAGTCCTGCAAAATGGCAGCCTCACCGCTTTTTTTAACGATGCCGGTTTTAAATATCAATCAAGTTGTGTAATATTTTTGGATTGTTGCATAAAGCAACTCAAATCATGTATTCTTACGCTGTGAAAATTTTTGGTGTAACATATCGATCGGTTTCAAAGCCGGCTGCATTCCTTCTTTTAGCGGCTCTGCTGATGCCCACATGTCTGCATGCTCATGAGCTTGCAGAATTCTGCTCTACCGACATGGCAGCACATCATTCAATGAATGATTCTGCTCAGGACAGCAGTCATAAAGGATCCGATAACAACCACCATGCACCCGCTCCGGATGAAGAACAGCACTGCGGTTCGCTCGCTTTTTGTGCTTGCTCCTCAGACGAAGCTCCGCGCATTGATGAAAACCTGCTGATCCCCTCAACTGTTTCTGCGGCCATGCTCCCGGCTGATCCGGATTTCCGGCTGCAACCTGTTACTCTTTCCAAAAACATTTCTCCGGCTCTAAGCGGCCCCATTAACGGGCATGCTCCGCCTCTCTGGCTTCTTTACGACACCTATTTGCTGTAGCTCATTCTGCATATTGGAAGGAGAATCCCGCTTAATGGCGAGGACAGACAGAGGAGTGAACTGCGAATCTGTATAGGTGTGTGTGATGATGGAGCGTTGATTCAGCGAGAAGCCTTTTTAAGGTGTTGAATCCCCGCGAACACACCCCTCGCTTATGAAAATCAGCTTCGCTTTTTTCAATTCGCTTTCCCCTCTCCAGAGGGGATATTAAAGCTCCTTTCCCAACCTGAAACACCCACTCAATACAAAACTTTTAAACTCTTTAAAGAGTCCTCCCCCTTTGCGCGCAGAGAGGGAGACAGCCCCATAGGGAACCCTATGGGAAGAGTGAGTCCCGAAATGACGAATAAACTTATACGCTTTTTTCTCGAGAACAAACTGATCGCCGTGCTGTTATTTCTGACGCTGGCAGGGTGGGGACTATCCACGGCTCCGTTCGACTGGGATATCGGATTCCTTCCCCGTAATCCGGTGCCGGTCGATGCCATACCCGATATTGGAGATAATCAGCAAATTGTATTCACGGAGTGGCCCGGACGTTCCCCGCAGGATATTGAGGATCAGATTACCTACCCGCTTACCACACAGCTATTGGGACTACCCGGCGTTAAAACCGTTCGGAGTAATTCCATGTTCGGCTTTTCATCCATCAATGTCATATTTGAAGATGATGCAGAGTTTTACTGGAGCAGAACCCGCATACTTGAGAAACTGAACTCCCTCCCCGGCGGCACATTGCCAGAGGGTGTACAGCCCACACTGGGGCCGGATGCAACCGCACTGGGGCAAATCTTCTGGTATACCCTTGAGGGGTACGATTCTGAAGGGAATCCCGCCGGGGGCTGGGACCCTCAGGAACTTCGGTCTGTGCAGGATTTTCAGGTAAAATATGCCCTTTCATCGGTTGAAGGTGTGGCTGAAGTGGCCAGCATCGGAGGGTATGTAAAGGAGTATCAGGTAGAGATCGACCCGGCTGCAATGCGTGAAGCGGACGTCACGGTGCTTCAAATTGCAGAGGCCGTACGAAAGAGCAATCTGGATGTGGGAGCCCGAACCATTGAGATGAACCGCGCAGAGTACCTCGTTCGGGGGCTCGGTTACATCGAGTCTCTGGAAGACCTGGAGGGGAGCGTTGTAGCCGTTAACGGCAACACTCCTATAAAGATCAGCGATGTAGCCCGCGTACAAATGGGTCCTGCACAACGCAGGGGTGCGCTCGACAAAGCCGGTGCTGAAGCTGTGGGCGGCGTTATCGTAGCGCGATATGGTGAGAACCCGCTTGAGGTGATCAATAATGTAAAAGCCGAAATCGAGAGGATTAAATCCGGACTCCCATCCAAAGAGTTGTCAGACGGGACAGTCTCACAAGTAACCATAGTACCGTTTTACGACCGTACAGGACTCATTTACGAAACTCTTGGCACCCTGGAGGAAGCCCTTACCCTGCAGATTCTGATCACCATCATCGTGATCATCGTCATGGTGATGCATCTTAGAACATCTATCGTGATCTCTGCACTGCTGCCTCTTGCCGTTCTGATGAGTTTTATCATGATGAAGTATTTCGGTGTGGATGCCAATGTGGTGGCTTTGGCCGGTATTGCAATATCCATCGGTACCGTTGTGGATATGGGCATTATACTCACTGAAAACATGCTCCGCCACATGGAGGAAAAAGACCGGGAAGAACCGCTTCTTGAGACCATCTATCGTGCAACAACAGAAGTAAGTCCCGCTGTGATCACAGCGCTGTTAACCACTATTGTCAGTTTCCTGCCCGTATTTATGCTGGAAGCGCAGGAAGGGCGACTATTCGGACCATTGGCCTGGACCAAAACATTTATCCTAATTGCTGCACTGGTGATCGTTATCACCCTGATCCCCGCATTCTCTCACCGGCTTTTTTCACTAACGATTGATAAAAGGCGCTGGAAGATCTTCTGGAACGGTGTGATGATTACCGGCGGATTGATAGTTGCACTCACCGTTTACGGCTGGGGCGGACTGATACTGATCGCACTTGGCACCAATAATCTTATCGGGATTTATCGTGAAGAGTACAGGCCGCTGTCACCGCGGGTCAATACCGGCATTATCCTTCTGGGGGTCGTCTGGCTTCTTGCCGGTCAGTGGCTGCCGCTCGGTCCTGAAAACCCGATCTCCCTCAGTATGATATTTATCATCTTGATAATCGGTGTGATTTTCGGCCTCCTGTGGCTCTTCATGAAATATTACGAGCAGATTCTTACCCGTGCCCTAAGGAAAAAAAGGGTGTTTTTGTTGCTTCCTGTTCTCATTCTGATCGTTGGCCTCATGGGATGGAGGGGGTTTGACACCACTTTTCGCTATGTGGCCGAAGGATTCGATACAATTGGGATCGAAATTGATGATACCTCAGCATGGACCGCATTGGAGCAACGTTTTCCCGGACTGGGTCAGGAGTTCATGCCCACACTGGATGAGGGTTCTTTCCTGCTGATGCCCACCACCATGCCTCATGCAGGGTTGGAGGAGTCACTGCAGATGATGCAGGAAATGGATATGCGAATCGCGTCTATTCCGGAAGTGGAAACCGTGACAGGAAAAGTCGGGCGGGTGGAATCGGCCCTCGACCCAGCGCCAATTTCCATGTTCGAAAATATTATCCAGTACAAAAGTGAGTACAAGACGGATGATCGTGGACGCCGGATTCGGTTTAAAACTGAAAACGGTGACTTTGTCCGGGATGAATGCGGTAACCTGATACCGGACCGTAACGGGCGATACTACCGCCAATGGCGCGATCAAATCAAATCGCCGGATGATATCTGGGCGGAAATTGTGACAGCTTCCGACATACCGGGAGTCACCTCTGCACCACAGCTTCAGCCGATTGAAACGCGCCTGATCATGCTGCAAACCGGTATGCGGGCCAATATGGGAATACGAATAAGCGGGCCAGGCCTTGATGTTATTGACGGGTTTGCCACAGACCTGGAACGCATCGTCAGGGAGGTGGATGGAGTCCGCCCTGCATCAGTCTTCGCAGAACGCATCGCAGGAAAACCCTATTTAGAGATTGACATCAACCGCGATGATATTGCGCGATATGGAATGACCATTGCCGACGTCCAGCAGGTCATCACTACAGCCATTGGAGGGCAGGCGCTTGGAATGACTGTCGAAGGGCGGGAACGTTATCCGATACGTGTCAGGTATGCACGGGAGTACCGCAATACACCGGAAATGATGAATCGGATACTTGTGCCCTCACCAAACGGCAGCCAGATTCCGCTGGGGCAGCTTGCCGATATACGGTTCGAAACCGGTCCGGTGACTATTCGGAGTGAAAACACATTTTTAAGCGCCTACGTCACGTTCGACAGCCAGACAGGATTATCATCTGTGGATGTTGTAAATCGAGTTCGCAGAGATCTGGATGAGCGAATCAGTGAGGGGTCCTTAGCCATTCCCGATGGAATCAGCTACACGTTCGAAGGTGAATTCAAAAATCAACAGAGAGCGGCCGACCGTTTATCCGTTGTCCTTCCGATTACGCTGATGATCATATTTTTGATCATCTGGTTCCAGTTCAGGTCAACTCCGGTTACACTCATTGTCTTTTCAGGAATAGTACTTGTGTGGGCCGGCGGATTTATACTGCTTTGGCTTTACGGGCAGGACTGGTTTTTCAATTTTTCGCTATTTGGAACTGAGCTGCGCGAATTTTTCCACATGGGCACCATCAACATGAGCGTAGCGGTATGGGTCGGTTTTTTGGCTCTTTTCGGTATCGCCGTGGATAACGGAGTGGTGATGGCAACCTATCTCAATCAGTTATTTGAGCGAAAAAACCCACAAAATCGCGAAAACATCTATGCCACAGCTGTAGAAGCGGGCATGCGCAGGGTTCGTCCCTGCCTCATGACTACGGGCACCACACTTCTGGCACTGCTACCCATACTTACATCTGCCGGAAAAGGATCTGAAATCATGATTCCCATGGCGATCCCCATTTTTGGAGGAATGCTGGTCCAGGTATTAAGCCTGCTGCTGGTTCCGCTGCTGTATGCGATGTGGAAGGAGTCTGGTTTACAAACTGTGAATAAATTGGAGGATGAGGTATGAATAGTGAAAAGGCAAAAGGCAAAAGGCAGAAGACCCCCTCTTCCGTAGGGATCCCTATTGAAAAAGGGGGGGAGAGTCCGGGTCTCCTCCTCAGAGTCAACAGCTTGCTGAGTGTTCAGCGCAGCAATCAGGGGTGTGTTGGCGGGATGATGTTTAACGATTCAATTTGTTCACAACACAAAACCCCGGCAATACATACCCCAATATCCCCTCTGCCCGGTGGGTCGGGACGTGAACGCAAGAGGAGACTCCTGGCGCCCGTCCTGATTCTTGTAATTGGCATGATAACGACATTCACTCAAGCTGCTTCCGCTCAATTCCAGGAAACATATCCCCAGCTCGAAGAGTATCTCCGGATTGCGGTTGACCAGAACCCGGAGCTGCGATCTCTTCGCTATCTCTATGAAGCCGAGAGAGAAAAAGCCCGGGAAACCGGTATTCTGCCCGATCCGGAGCTGAACATCCGGTACGATTTCAATCCGATGATGCCCGAATCTCAACTGGGCCGGTTTTCGCTGTCGGCAATGCAGATGTTTCCATGGATCGGGACGCTTGATGCCCGTAAGCAGGCTCAGATTCATACAGCGGAAGTACAGCGATCATTGATTGATAGCAGACAGCTGGAAATACTTCGGGATATTCGGATCACCTGGCTCGATATCGCGGAAGTGACACAGCACATGAGAATTGCAGATCAGACGCTTCAGCTTGTGGGAGACCTTGAGCAGCTGGTAGAGATCCGATACGAAACCGCCCGGACCAGCCAGGCTGATATTCTTCGTATTCAGATGGAGAAGCAGAGAATTCAAAACAGAATCAGGAACCTCGAAGACAGGCTTGCGCCCCTGTTGGCCTCATTTAATGAACTCCTGAACAGGGAGAGAGATGAAGAGGTGAATACGTCCGAACCGCAGCAGCTGCCAGGCCCTGCTTATCCGGCTGAAGAGATCGCGGGACTGGCAAGGGATCAAAATCCGGTTTTTGAAACGCTGCGCCTGCGTGAGTCTGCACTTGAACAACAGGAACGGGCCGCCGTGCTCAGCGGGCGGCCGTCCGTTGGGCTGGGTCTTGAGGTTATGGGTCGTGATTTTGGCCCGATGTCCATGAATCCAAACGCCACCGAGAGTTTTATCGGAATGGCTACAATCAGGCTGCCGATTTATCGCGCCAAAACAAGTTCACAGAAGCAGCAAATATCAAGCATGCTGCAATCCGTTGAGATGCAGCGACAGCAAACTGAAAACAGAATTTCGTCTGAACTGGAACAGGCCCTTGAAACTTTGCGGTCTTCGAACAGGTCCATTGAGCTTTTAAATGTAGAATTGATTCCGCGTGCACGTCAGGTGCTCGATATTCTCAGTGAAGAGTACACGGCCGGCAATACCGCTTTTGATGAACTGCTTCAAATTCAGCGCGAACTGCTCGACCTCGAATTTGAACGGGTTGAAGCGATTGTGAATCAGAATAAGGCCATGGCAAGAATAGAGCGATTGATTGGAGGGAGTTCCCTCTTGAGAGGGGACAGATGATGAAGAGTCCAGCAAAATCATCAGGGGTGTGT
This window contains:
- a CDS encoding TolC family protein, which codes for MITTFTQAASAQFQETYPQLEEYLRIAVDQNPELRSLRYLYEAEREKARETGILPDPELNIRYDFNPMMPESQLGRFSLSAMQMFPWIGTLDARKQAQIHTAEVQRSLIDSRQLEILRDIRITWLDIAEVTQHMRIADQTLQLVGDLEQLVEIRYETARTSQADILRIQMEKQRIQNRIRNLEDRLAPLLASFNELLNRERDEEVNTSEPQQLPGPAYPAEEIAGLARDQNPVFETLRLRESALEQQERAAVLSGRPSVGLGLEVMGRDFGPMSMNPNATESFIGMATIRLPIYRAKTSSQKQQISSMLQSVEMQRQQTENRISSELEQALETLRSSNRSIELLNVELIPRARQVLDILSEEYTAGNTAFDELLQIQRELLDLEFERVEAIVNQNKAMARIERLIGGSSLLRGDR
- a CDS encoding efflux RND transporter permease subunit, which produces MTNKLIRFFLENKLIAVLLFLTLAGWGLSTAPFDWDIGFLPRNPVPVDAIPDIGDNQQIVFTEWPGRSPQDIEDQITYPLTTQLLGLPGVKTVRSNSMFGFSSINVIFEDDAEFYWSRTRILEKLNSLPGGTLPEGVQPTLGPDATALGQIFWYTLEGYDSEGNPAGGWDPQELRSVQDFQVKYALSSVEGVAEVASIGGYVKEYQVEIDPAAMREADVTVLQIAEAVRKSNLDVGARTIEMNRAEYLVRGLGYIESLEDLEGSVVAVNGNTPIKISDVARVQMGPAQRRGALDKAGAEAVGGVIVARYGENPLEVINNVKAEIERIKSGLPSKELSDGTVSQVTIVPFYDRTGLIYETLGTLEEALTLQILITIIVIIVMVMHLRTSIVISALLPLAVLMSFIMMKYFGVDANVVALAGIAISIGTVVDMGIILTENMLRHMEEKDREEPLLETIYRATTEVSPAVITALLTTIVSFLPVFMLEAQEGRLFGPLAWTKTFILIAALVIVITLIPAFSHRLFSLTIDKRRWKIFWNGVMITGGLIVALTVYGWGGLILIALGTNNLIGIYREEYRPLSPRVNTGIILLGVVWLLAGQWLPLGPENPISLSMIFIILIIGVIFGLLWLFMKYYEQILTRALRKKRVFLLLPVLILIVGLMGWRGFDTTFRYVAEGFDTIGIEIDDTSAWTALEQRFPGLGQEFMPTLDEGSFLLMPTTMPHAGLEESLQMMQEMDMRIASIPEVETVTGKVGRVESALDPAPISMFENIIQYKSEYKTDDRGRRIRFKTENGDFVRDECGNLIPDRNGRYYRQWRDQIKSPDDIWAEIVTASDIPGVTSAPQLQPIETRLIMLQTGMRANMGIRISGPGLDVIDGFATDLERIVREVDGVRPASVFAERIAGKPYLEIDINRDDIARYGMTIADVQQVITTAIGGQALGMTVEGRERYPIRVRYAREYRNTPEMMNRILVPSPNGSQIPLGQLADIRFETGPVTIRSENTFLSAYVTFDSQTGLSSVDVVNRVRRDLDERISEGSLAIPDGISYTFEGEFKNQQRAADRLSVVLPITLMIIFLIIWFQFRSTPVTLIVFSGIVLVWAGGFILLWLYGQDWFFNFSLFGTELREFFHMGTINMSVAVWVGFLALFGIAVDNGVVMATYLNQLFERKNPQNRENIYATAVEAGMRRVRPCLMTTGTTLLALLPILTSAGKGSEIMIPMAIPIFGGMLVQVLSLLLVPLLYAMWKESGLQTVNKLEDEV
- a CDS encoding S9 family peptidase, with the translated sequence MMRSITLSIFFLAFLLQTAALPVISSAQSLTPEDIVKLETVSSAEMSRDGSRIAFTLSVPRTDEDAIGRNYSELYLIPASGGDPIPVIEKPNSAGSPEWGADGRLYFTTRLTEHHASTQVYSVNRAGDDLQRHTDSEYGVGAFQWSDDGSRLAFTVTDPVSQERQDAVSRGFDMIVAGENLRYTRLYVQSADGSARSVSPGDLHVVGFSWTPDGSRIALRVTDEPGADNDQMYSSIIEINHDGTGMRTLLDEPKKKAGMSWSPDGSRLALLAGRSYSDPLPQRIWVIDRESGASRDITPPNWEGTPEWVGWMDNSTVMFSAVERSSTVLYTLRTDRETPTRISGGGAEIFRSVSPDLRNRSFAASVNTAEHPGEVYVGDVRRGELRRLTNHNEWLSDRSMGEQQSITWPGADGLEIEGVLTKPTGYEEGVRYPLLILPHGGPEGISLNGWTTRALYPVQLLAGRGYMVLEPNYRGSGGRGTDFASANHRDLGGKEFDDVLLGIDHLGAMGMIDPDRVGISGTSYGGYFSAWAATRYSDRFAAGITFAGLSNWISFTGTTDIPHEMSVVHWDLYWFDNPGQNWERSPVAWLLQSDTPMLVAHGLADDRVHPEQSIQLHQFLKMRDIPTGLVLYPREPHGLTERAHQLDFMNRVIDWFDGYVKTP
- a CDS encoding NYN domain-containing protein yields the protein MLKTNMENTPKLAVLIDADNAQAAIIDGLLAEIAKYGTANAKRIYGDWTQPQLRSWKEILLQHSIQPIQQFGYTRGKNSTDSALIIDAMDLLYTGKFDGFCLVSSDSDFTKLAARIREAGLVVYGFGEKKTPEPFVAACDKFIFTEVLQVEDEKDEKTTARRKKSTNQLKQDTKLINLIRNAVDAASDESGWAHLAPVGSYMSKASAEFDPRNYGYNKLGELISATKLFDMEERKIGDGQSKAIYVRDKRK